A region of Salmo salar chromosome ssa17, Ssal_v3.1, whole genome shotgun sequence DNA encodes the following proteins:
- the LOC123728191 gene encoding DNA-directed RNA polymerase II subunit RPB1-like: MYTGCSSFSPSAPMYTGCSSFSPSAPCTQAALPSPLCSMYTGCSSFSPSAPCTQAALPSPPLLHVHRLLFLLPLCSMYTGCSSFSPSAPMYTGCSSFSPSAPMYTGCSSFSPSAPMYTGCSSFSPLCSMYTGCSSFSPSAPMYTGCSSFSPSAPMYTGCSSFSPSAPMYTGCSSFSPSAPMYTGCSSFSPSAPCTQAALPSPPLLHVHRLLFLLPLCSNVHRLLLLLPLCSNVHRLLLLLPLCSNVHRLLFLLLQCTQAALPSPPLLQCTQAALPSDKHASQLCSFLSFNLAFQCPLTPKMATSCTSITLRAEFAYNFTS, encoded by the exons atgtacacaggctgctcttccttctccccctctgctcCAATGTACACAGGCTGctcttccttctccccctctgctccatgtacacaggctgctcttccttctcccctctgctccatgtacacaggctgctcttccttctccccctctgctccatgtacacaggctgctcttccttctccccctctgctccatgtacacaggctgctcttccttctccccctctgctccatgtacacaggctgctcttccttctccccctctgctcCAATGTACACAGGCTGctcttccttctccccctctgctcCAATGTACACAGGCTGctcttccttctccccctctgctcCAATGTACACAGGCTGCtcttccttctcccccctctgctccatgtacacaggctgctcttccttctccccctctgctcCAATGTACACAGGCTGctcttccttctccccctctgctcCAATGTACACAGGCTGctcttccttctccccctctgctcCAATGTACACAGGCTGctcttccttctccccctctgctcCAATGTACACAGGCTGctcttccttctccccctctgctccatgtacacaggctgctcttccttctccccctctgctcCA TGTACACAGGCTGctcttccttctccccctctgctcCAATGTACACAGGctgctcctccttctccccctctgctcCAATGTACACAGGctgctcctccttctccccctctgctcCAATGTACACAGGCTGCTCTTCCTTCTGCTCCAATGTACACAGGCTGctcttccttctccccctctgctcCAATGTACACAGGCTGctcttccttcagacaagcatgcATCACAACTTTGTTCATTTCTCTCGTTCAATTTAGCTTTTCAATGTCCACTCACACCGAAAATGGCTACTAGCTGTACTTCTATAACTTTACGAGCTGAATTTGCCTATAACTTTACGAGCTGA